One stretch of Micromonospora echinospora DNA includes these proteins:
- a CDS encoding putative bifunctional diguanylate cyclase/phosphodiesterase has translation METGDPRNSVPPGRSGPFFGFVGAVGVVAVLVSAGPLVALADRLTELPAAFWTMAALAVACDARPFVPPGRRQTSAVFPSTCFTFAILLGWGFGPAVAVQAVAVAVSGWRLGYAPWRTGFNAAQYACALAAAYAVSRIGPGELFGDGRLHWTDVAAVGGATAAWFVVNYGLVSSAVRLRFGDRWWPSVRSGLAYELLATGSLLLLAPVLVAAARASAALIPLVLVPLFAVYRMARLSVEREQLADVDPLTGLPNRKALLTEMAEQVHLHAERAARGAPGSHLALLLLDLDRFKHVNDALGHAVGDRLLVEVSARLMGVVGAGDMVARLGGDEFAIVVPRLTDIDQARERADRVVAALAEPVPLDGLPLDVGGSIGIALYPDHGEDFATLMRHADVAMYDAKHRNDTVAVYAPESDHNSAERLSLLADLRRVLESGPSAQGGESVGVRGGDGAALTPALSAPRPARAERPSRNQRPARDDGRGGGRSGDGPNRWLRRRRDRAVERHDDDLIERILTGADPIRSRAARSGGTGAVVAPLVVDGGDAGAEAARGTDAGHDVEAPREADTGHDAQVAVSTGAPGVIGPTADGSAEPEDQSGHPGEITMYYQPQIAIATGEVVGVEALLRWRHPRRGMVDPGELIQVAEQSAVMRLLTRRVVDDVVEQLAKWSAAGLTLRAALNVSVRDLHTGEIADQIADRLTRYGVPPERLQVEITEGALMADPRRVLASITQLHRIGVGIALDDFGTGYSSLQHLRRLPLSEVKVDRSFVLGMADDPDDAAIVRSMIELAGALGLRVVAEGVEDERTWRLLHAAGCDVAQGWFHARPMPAEDLVAWLSRYRPVRPAEAGSRGGPAAEGESKASS, from the coding sequence ATGGAGACCGGCGACCCGCGTAACTCCGTCCCGCCCGGGCGGAGCGGGCCGTTCTTCGGCTTCGTCGGCGCGGTCGGTGTGGTCGCGGTGCTGGTCTCGGCCGGGCCGCTGGTCGCGCTCGCCGACCGGTTGACCGAGCTGCCGGCCGCGTTCTGGACCATGGCGGCGCTCGCCGTCGCCTGCGACGCCCGCCCGTTCGTCCCGCCCGGGCGGCGGCAGACCTCGGCCGTGTTCCCGTCGACCTGCTTCACCTTCGCCATCCTGCTCGGCTGGGGCTTCGGCCCGGCCGTGGCGGTGCAGGCGGTGGCCGTCGCGGTGAGCGGCTGGCGGCTCGGGTACGCGCCGTGGCGTACCGGCTTCAACGCCGCGCAGTACGCGTGCGCGCTCGCCGCCGCGTACGCGGTCAGCCGGATCGGCCCGGGTGAGCTGTTCGGCGACGGCCGGCTGCACTGGACCGACGTGGCCGCGGTCGGCGGCGCGACGGCCGCCTGGTTCGTCGTCAACTACGGCCTTGTCAGCTCCGCCGTGCGGCTGCGGTTCGGCGACCGCTGGTGGCCCAGCGTGCGCAGCGGGCTGGCCTACGAGCTGCTGGCCACCGGCTCGCTGCTGCTGCTCGCGCCGGTGCTGGTGGCCGCCGCCCGGGCCAGCGCGGCGCTGATCCCGCTGGTGCTGGTGCCGCTGTTCGCGGTCTACCGGATGGCACGGCTCTCCGTGGAGCGGGAGCAGCTCGCCGACGTGGACCCGCTCACCGGGCTGCCCAACCGCAAGGCGCTGCTGACCGAGATGGCCGAACAGGTGCACCTGCACGCCGAGCGGGCCGCCCGGGGCGCGCCGGGCTCGCACCTGGCCCTGCTGCTGCTCGACCTCGACCGGTTCAAGCACGTCAACGATGCGCTCGGGCACGCGGTGGGGGACCGCCTCCTGGTCGAGGTGAGCGCCCGGCTGATGGGCGTGGTCGGCGCGGGCGACATGGTGGCGCGGCTCGGCGGTGACGAGTTCGCGATCGTCGTACCCCGGCTCACCGACATCGACCAGGCCCGCGAGCGGGCCGACCGGGTGGTCGCCGCGCTCGCCGAGCCGGTGCCGTTGGACGGGTTGCCGCTGGATGTGGGCGGCTCGATCGGCATCGCGCTCTACCCGGACCACGGCGAGGACTTCGCCACCCTGATGCGGCACGCCGACGTGGCCATGTACGACGCGAAGCACCGCAACGACACGGTGGCGGTGTACGCGCCGGAGTCCGACCACAACTCGGCCGAGCGGCTGAGTCTCCTGGCCGACCTGCGCCGGGTGCTGGAGTCGGGTCCGTCCGCGCAGGGCGGGGAGTCGGTGGGCGTACGCGGGGGTGACGGCGCGGCCCTGACGCCGGCGCTGTCGGCTCCGCGACCGGCCCGGGCCGAGCGGCCGTCCCGCAACCAGCGCCCGGCGCGCGACGACGGCCGGGGTGGCGGACGGTCGGGCGACGGGCCGAACCGGTGGCTGCGGCGTCGCCGGGACCGAGCCGTGGAGCGGCACGACGACGACCTGATCGAGCGGATCCTCACCGGCGCCGACCCGATCCGCAGCCGGGCCGCGCGCTCCGGCGGCACCGGAGCGGTGGTGGCGCCGCTCGTGGTCGATGGCGGGGACGCCGGCGCGGAGGCCGCGCGCGGGACGGACGCCGGGCACGACGTCGAGGCCCCGCGCGAGGCCGACACCGGGCACGACGCGCAGGTTGCGGTGAGCACGGGCGCGCCCGGCGTCATCGGGCCGACCGCCGACGGGAGCGCCGAGCCGGAGGACCAGTCCGGGCACCCGGGCGAGATCACCATGTACTACCAGCCGCAGATCGCGATCGCGACCGGTGAGGTGGTCGGTGTCGAGGCGCTGCTGCGGTGGCGGCACCCGCGCCGGGGCATGGTCGACCCGGGCGAGCTGATCCAGGTCGCCGAGCAGAGCGCGGTGATGCGGCTGCTCACCCGCCGCGTGGTGGACGACGTGGTGGAGCAGTTGGCCAAGTGGTCGGCGGCCGGGCTCACGCTGCGGGCCGCGCTCAACGTCAGCGTTCGTGACCTGCACACCGGCGAGATCGCCGACCAGATCGCCGACCGGCTGACCCGGTACGGTGTGCCGCCGGAGCGGCTCCAGGTGGAGATCACCGAGGGCGCGCTGATGGCCGACCCGCGGCGGGTGCTGGCCAGCATCACCCAGCTGCACCGGATCGGCGTCGGCATCGCGCTGGACGACTTCGGCACCGGCTACTCCTCGTTGCAGCACCTGCGCCGGCTGCCGCTGTCGGAGGTGAAGGTGGACCGCTCGTTCGTCCTCGGGATGGCCGACGACCCGGACGACGCGGCGATCGTCCGCTCGATGATCGAGCTGGCCGGCGCGCTCGGGCTGCGGGTGGTGGCCGAGGGCGTGGAGGACGAGCGCACCTGGCGGTTGCTGCACGCGGCCGGGTGCGACGTGGCGCAGGGCTGGTTCCACGCCCGGCCGATGCCGGCCGAGGACCTGGTGGCCTGGTTGTCGCGCTACCGTCCGGTGCGCCCGGCGGAGGCCGGGAGCCGCGGCGGGCCGGCGGCGGAGGGGGAGTCGAAGGCGTCGTCGTGA
- the gatC gene encoding Asp-tRNA(Asn)/Glu-tRNA(Gln) amidotransferase subunit GatC: protein MAAISREEVAHLARLSRLAVTEEELDTFAGQLDVILQSVAQVGEVAAADIPPTSHSVPLTNVLREDVVRPGLTPQEALSGAPDAEEQRFRVPRILDEDVAS, encoded by the coding sequence ATGGCCGCCATCTCCCGCGAGGAGGTCGCGCACCTCGCGCGACTGTCGCGGCTCGCCGTCACGGAGGAGGAGTTGGACACCTTCGCCGGCCAGCTGGATGTGATCCTCCAGTCGGTCGCGCAGGTCGGCGAGGTCGCCGCGGCGGACATCCCGCCGACGTCCCACTCGGTGCCGCTCACGAACGTGCTCCGCGAGGACGTCGTACGGCCGGGCCTGACCCCGCAGGAGGCGCTGTCCGGCGCCCCCGACGCCGAGGAGCAGCGGTTCCGCGTCCCGCGGATCCTGGACGAGGATGTGGCCTCATGA
- the gatA gene encoding Asp-tRNA(Asn)/Glu-tRNA(Gln) amidotransferase subunit GatA → MSDLTKLSAVEIAGLVASGETSAVEVTQAHLDRIGAVDDRVHAFLHVDTEGALAAARSVDERRAAGEELGPLAGVPVAVKDVLTTKGVPTTVGSKILEGWRPPYDSTIVERLRAAGTVMLGKTNMDEFAMGSSTEYSAYGPTRNPWDLERIPGGSGGGSAAALAAYEAPLSIGSDTGGSIRQPGAVTGTVGAKPTYGGTSRYGLVAFSSSLDTPGPCARTVLDAALLHEVIGGHDPRDSTSIPAAVPDVVAAARLGATGDLTGVKLGMVTEFTGEGAEPGVSAAFRDAAEALAKLGAEIVEVSCPHFKYALPAYYLIAPSECSSNLARFDGVRFGLRVGDDGNRSLEEVMSLTREAGFGPEVKRRIMIGTYALSSGYYDAYYGQAQKVRTLITRDFTSAFEQVDALISPTTPFVAFPLGSRTADPYQMYLADLFTIPTNLYGGPAISVPCGLSDGLPVGFQIMAPTMADDRMYRVAAALESAVGTLTPPTL, encoded by the coding sequence ATGAGCGACTTGACCAAGCTGAGTGCCGTTGAGATCGCCGGGCTGGTGGCCAGCGGCGAGACCTCCGCCGTCGAGGTCACCCAGGCCCACCTGGACCGCATCGGCGCCGTCGACGACCGGGTGCACGCGTTCCTGCACGTCGACACCGAGGGGGCGCTCGCCGCCGCCCGGTCCGTGGACGAGCGCCGCGCGGCCGGTGAGGAACTCGGCCCGCTCGCCGGTGTGCCGGTCGCGGTGAAGGACGTGCTCACCACCAAGGGCGTGCCGACCACGGTCGGGTCGAAGATCCTGGAGGGCTGGCGCCCGCCGTACGACTCGACGATCGTCGAGCGGCTGCGCGCCGCCGGCACGGTGATGCTCGGCAAGACGAACATGGACGAGTTCGCCATGGGCTCCTCCACCGAGTACTCGGCGTACGGGCCGACCCGTAACCCGTGGGACCTGGAGCGGATCCCGGGCGGTTCCGGCGGCGGCAGCGCGGCGGCGCTGGCCGCGTACGAGGCGCCGCTGTCGATCGGCTCGGACACCGGCGGATCGATCCGCCAGCCCGGCGCGGTCACCGGCACCGTCGGCGCGAAGCCGACCTACGGCGGCACCTCCCGCTACGGCCTGGTGGCGTTCTCCTCGTCGCTGGACACGCCCGGCCCGTGCGCGCGTACCGTGCTGGACGCCGCGTTGCTGCACGAGGTGATCGGCGGCCACGACCCGCGCGACTCCACCTCGATCCCGGCCGCGGTGCCGGACGTGGTGGCCGCCGCGCGCCTCGGCGCCACCGGCGACCTGACCGGCGTCAAGCTCGGCATGGTCACCGAGTTCACCGGCGAGGGCGCGGAGCCGGGCGTGTCGGCCGCGTTCCGCGACGCGGCCGAGGCGCTGGCGAAGCTGGGTGCGGAGATCGTCGAGGTCTCCTGCCCGCACTTCAAGTACGCGCTGCCGGCCTACTACCTGATCGCGCCGAGCGAGTGCTCCTCCAACCTGGCCCGGTTCGACGGCGTCCGGTTCGGCCTGCGGGTCGGCGACGACGGCAACCGGTCTCTGGAGGAGGTCATGTCCCTGACCCGCGAGGCCGGATTCGGCCCCGAGGTCAAGCGCCGCATCATGATCGGCACGTATGCGCTCTCCTCGGGCTACTACGACGCCTACTACGGCCAGGCGCAGAAGGTCCGCACCCTCATCACGCGGGACTTCACCAGCGCGTTCGAGCAGGTCGACGCGCTGATCTCGCCGACCACGCCGTTCGTGGCGTTCCCGCTGGGGTCGCGCACCGCCGACCCGTACCAGATGTACCTGGCCGACCTGTTCACCATCCCGACGAACCTGTACGGCGGCCCGGCGATCTCGGTGCCGTGCGGCCTGTCCGACGGGCTCCCGGTCGGCTTCCAGATCATGGCGCCGACCATGGCGGACGACCGGATGTACCGGGTCGCCGCCGCGCTGGAGAGCGCCGTCGGCACGCTCACCCCGCCGACGCTCTGA
- a CDS encoding putative Ig domain-containing protein, whose amino-acid sequence MALTMVVALLLGAGQPAVAQPATAATEAVTITSGKPRPVMYIGQVYAIHTVEATGGTAPYRLSVTSGSLPPGMLVVGTSLGGAPTTPGTYTFRLRMTDKNDLFDEQTATIEVREPKVVITSGKPRSPMYLGRVYAIHTVEATGGTGPYRLSVTSGSLPPGMLVVGTSLGGAPTTPGTYTFTLRMTDKNDRFDEQDATVVVAEAATAFTSGDPPAATVGKRYSFRFTADGDSDIAFSLAAGALPDGLTLDKEGRLRGTPGSVGTFAFTVAAKGYSTSATKQVSLTVAARTPSTPTASPTGSTPDPADPTATPTPGDPAATPSESSPAPLPTASPSKVSGAWLPITGPGSPLVLLLLSVVAFSIGGILLVLAYNRRRFTTPE is encoded by the coding sequence ATGGCCCTGACGATGGTCGTCGCGTTGCTGCTGGGCGCCGGGCAACCGGCCGTCGCGCAACCGGCCACCGCCGCCACCGAGGCGGTCACCATCACCTCGGGCAAGCCCCGGCCGGTCATGTACATCGGGCAGGTGTACGCGATCCACACCGTCGAGGCCACAGGTGGCACCGCGCCGTACCGGTTGTCGGTGACCTCGGGCAGCCTGCCCCCGGGGATGCTCGTGGTGGGGACGTCGCTCGGTGGTGCGCCGACCACGCCGGGGACGTACACGTTCCGGTTGCGGATGACCGACAAGAACGACCTCTTCGACGAGCAGACGGCGACGATCGAGGTGCGCGAACCGAAGGTCGTCATCACGTCGGGCAAGCCCCGGTCGCCCATGTACCTGGGCCGGGTGTACGCGATCCACACGGTCGAGGCGACCGGTGGCACCGGGCCGTACCGGTTGTCGGTGACCTCGGGCAGCCTGCCCCCGGGGATGCTCGTGGTGGGGACGTCGCTCGGTGGCGCGCCGACCACGCCCGGCACGTACACGTTCACGTTGCGGATGACCGACAAGAACGACCGCTTCGACGAGCAGGACGCCACAGTCGTCGTCGCCGAGGCGGCGACGGCGTTCACCTCCGGCGACCCGCCCGCCGCCACCGTCGGTAAGCGCTACTCCTTCCGGTTCACCGCCGACGGTGACTCGGACATCGCGTTCTCCCTGGCCGCCGGGGCCCTGCCGGACGGCCTCACCCTCGACAAGGAGGGGCGGCTCAGGGGCACCCCGGGCAGCGTCGGCACGTTCGCCTTCACCGTCGCGGCGAAGGGGTACAGCACCAGCGCCACGAAGCAGGTGTCGCTGACCGTCGCGGCTCGGACCCCGAGCACCCCGACGGCGTCCCCGACCGGCTCGACGCCCGACCCGGCCGACCCGACTGCCACGCCGACCCCGGGCGATCCGGCCGCCACACCCTCGGAGAGCAGCCCCGCACCCCTGCCGACGGCCTCGCCGTCGAAGGTGAGCGGCGCGTGGCTGCCGATCACCGGCCCGGGCTCGCCGCTCGTGCTGCTGCTGCTGAGCGTCGTGGCCTTCTCCATCGGCGGCATCCTGCTCGTGCTGGCCTACAACCGCCGGCGGTTCACCACACCGGAGTGA
- the gatB gene encoding Asp-tRNA(Asn)/Glu-tRNA(Gln) amidotransferase subunit GatB, giving the protein MTTTLPAYDEVVARFEPVIGLETHVELGTNTKMWCGCPTDFGGEPNTRVCPVCLGLPGSLPVANKAAIEATIRIGLALNCSIAEWCRFARKNYFYPDMPKNFQISQYDEPLCFDGYLDVEVNGELVRIGIERVHLEEDTGKTLHVGGATGRIHGATESLVDYNRAGIPLVEIVTKPIPGTGALAPEVARAYVAELRDVIRSLGVSDVRMEEGSLRCDVNTSLNRPGEEWGTRTETKNVNSLRSVERAVRSEMLRQASVLEAGGRITQETRHFHEDTGDTTSGRSKETATDYRYFPEPDLVPLAPDTAWVAELKAALPELPRLRRKRIQQGWGLSDLDMQSVVNAGAVELIEATVAAGATPAAARKWWLGELSRRANEAGVELADVGATPAQVAELQSLVDAGKLNDKLARTVLEGVVAGEGSPTEIMTNRNLEVVSDTGALTAAVDEAIAANPDVADKIRSGKVAAAGALVGAVMKTTRGQADAKTVRELILARLGA; this is encoded by the coding sequence ATGACCACGACGCTGCCCGCGTACGACGAGGTCGTCGCGCGCTTCGAACCGGTGATCGGCCTGGAGACCCACGTCGAGCTGGGCACGAACACCAAGATGTGGTGCGGCTGCCCGACCGACTTCGGCGGCGAGCCGAACACCCGGGTCTGCCCGGTCTGCCTCGGCCTGCCCGGCTCGCTGCCGGTAGCGAACAAGGCCGCCATCGAGGCGACCATCCGGATCGGGCTGGCGCTGAACTGTTCGATCGCCGAATGGTGCCGGTTCGCCCGGAAGAACTACTTCTACCCGGACATGCCGAAGAACTTCCAGATCAGCCAGTACGACGAGCCGCTGTGCTTCGACGGCTACCTGGACGTCGAGGTGAACGGCGAGCTGGTGCGCATCGGCATCGAGCGGGTGCACCTGGAGGAGGACACCGGCAAGACGCTGCATGTCGGCGGCGCCACCGGCCGCATCCACGGCGCCACCGAGTCGCTCGTCGACTACAACCGGGCCGGCATCCCTCTGGTCGAGATCGTCACCAAGCCCATCCCCGGCACCGGTGCGCTCGCGCCCGAGGTCGCCCGCGCGTACGTCGCCGAGCTGCGCGACGTGATCCGTTCGCTCGGCGTCTCGGACGTGCGGATGGAGGAGGGCTCGCTGCGCTGCGACGTCAACACGTCGCTGAACCGGCCGGGCGAGGAGTGGGGCACCCGCACCGAGACCAAGAACGTCAACTCGCTGCGCTCGGTCGAGCGGGCGGTCCGCTCGGAGATGCTGCGGCAGGCGTCGGTGCTGGAGGCGGGCGGCCGGATCACCCAGGAGACCCGGCACTTCCACGAGGACACCGGCGACACCACGTCGGGCCGGTCCAAGGAGACCGCCACCGACTACCGCTACTTCCCGGAGCCGGACCTGGTGCCGCTCGCCCCGGACACCGCGTGGGTGGCCGAGCTGAAGGCGGCCCTGCCGGAGCTGCCGCGGCTGCGTCGCAAGCGGATCCAGCAGGGCTGGGGCCTGTCCGACCTCGACATGCAGTCGGTGGTCAACGCCGGCGCGGTCGAGCTGATCGAGGCGACGGTCGCCGCCGGCGCCACCCCTGCGGCCGCCCGCAAGTGGTGGCTGGGCGAGCTGTCCCGCCGCGCCAACGAGGCCGGCGTGGAACTGGCCGACGTGGGCGCGACCCCGGCCCAGGTCGCCGAGCTGCAGAGCCTGGTCGACGCCGGCAAGCTCAACGACAAGCTGGCCCGTACCGTGCTTGAGGGCGTGGTGGCCGGGGAGGGCTCGCCGACCGAGATCATGACCAACCGCAACCTGGAGGTCGTCTCGGACACCGGCGCGCTCACCGCGGCCGTGGACGAGGCGATCGCCGCCAACCCGGACGTCGCCGACAAGATCCGCAGCGGCAAGGTCGCGGCGGCCGGCGCGCTGGTCGGCGCGGTCATGAAGACCACCCGCGGCCAGGCGGACGCGAAGACGGTCCGCGAGCTGATCCTGGCGCGCCTCGGCGCCTGA
- a CDS encoding transketolase-like TK C-terminal-containing protein, whose amino-acid sequence MNTDVLDEIQRRVLWLATRIVDAANHDRDTGDGVKVGGHQASSASLVTAMTALWFHHLDAEDRVAVKPHASPVFHAIQYLLGNLDKAYLPKLRARGGLQSYPSRTKDPDEVDFSTGSVGLGAAAPLFAAVTRRYVDAHFGPRPHSRFVALIGDAELDEGNIWEAVADPATTGLGNVMWLVDFNRQSLDRVVPGIRINQWRGQFEAAGWHVVEVKYGRRLAEAYARPGGAALRDWIDRMPNEQYQSLFGLAGPALRKQFLDGAPAEVAAFVADIGDDELGPLVTDLGGHDTQAMLDAYAQCDAVTDRPSVVFAYTVKGWGLPIAGNPRNHSALLTTEQVDALRAANGLTPETEWDRLDPASPAGIRAGERREALSRAPRERALGVTVPETTRVRANKPVSTQEVFGRVLVDLARDPQVAPYLVTTAPDVATSTNLAGFINKTGVFAPTEQRSWTEDRMLRWTESPAGQHIELGISEMNLFLLLGQLGLSWDLSGQPLLPVGTVYDPFVLRGLDAFLYGTYSGSRFVVAGTPSGITLAPEGGAHQSTITASVGLELPGVTFLEPAYAGSLDWLLCDALGQIAGGAAPAATAAPAEDGAYYFRLSTRPIDQAPFEAARTRLGDAVLRRQVVAGAYRLVDAHQAYPELADAPVVQLAASGAVLPEVLAAAAELAEEGVAAHVVDVTSLDRLYRAWQRTLRQGVRTATVPSVPGALRSAFADRVPVVTVHDAASHAMAWLGSAVGAPAVPLGVDEFGQSGSVRELYELHDLLPGSIVNAALAAIALR is encoded by the coding sequence GTGAACACCGACGTCCTCGACGAGATCCAGCGCCGGGTGCTCTGGCTCGCCACCCGCATCGTCGACGCGGCCAACCACGACCGCGACACCGGCGACGGGGTGAAGGTCGGCGGCCACCAGGCGTCCAGCGCGTCCCTGGTCACGGCGATGACCGCGCTCTGGTTCCACCACCTGGACGCCGAGGACCGGGTAGCGGTGAAGCCGCACGCCTCGCCGGTGTTCCACGCCATCCAGTACCTGCTCGGCAACCTCGACAAGGCGTACCTGCCGAAGCTGCGGGCACGCGGCGGCCTCCAGTCGTACCCTTCGCGCACCAAGGACCCGGACGAGGTCGACTTCTCCACCGGCTCGGTCGGCCTGGGCGCCGCCGCGCCACTGTTCGCCGCCGTGACCCGCCGCTACGTCGACGCGCACTTCGGCCCGCGCCCGCACTCCCGGTTCGTCGCCCTCATCGGCGACGCCGAACTGGACGAGGGCAACATCTGGGAGGCGGTCGCCGACCCGGCCACCACCGGCCTGGGCAACGTGATGTGGCTGGTCGACTTCAACCGGCAGTCTCTGGACCGGGTGGTCCCCGGCATCCGGATCAACCAGTGGCGCGGCCAGTTCGAGGCGGCCGGCTGGCACGTCGTGGAGGTCAAGTACGGCCGGAGGCTCGCCGAGGCGTACGCCCGGCCGGGCGGCGCGGCGCTGCGCGACTGGATCGACCGGATGCCCAACGAGCAGTACCAGTCGCTGTTCGGGCTGGCCGGGCCGGCGCTGCGCAAGCAGTTCCTGGACGGCGCGCCGGCCGAGGTCGCCGCGTTCGTCGCCGACATCGGCGACGACGAGCTGGGCCCGCTCGTCACCGACCTGGGCGGGCACGACACGCAGGCCATGCTCGACGCGTACGCCCAGTGCGACGCGGTCACCGACCGGCCCAGCGTCGTGTTCGCGTACACGGTCAAAGGCTGGGGCCTGCCGATCGCCGGCAACCCGCGCAACCACTCGGCGCTGCTCACCACCGAGCAGGTCGACGCGCTGCGCGCCGCGAACGGCCTGACCCCGGAGACCGAGTGGGACCGCCTCGACCCGGCGTCCCCGGCCGGCATCCGGGCCGGCGAGCGCCGGGAGGCGCTGTCCCGCGCGCCGCGCGAGCGGGCGCTGGGCGTCACCGTTCCGGAAACCACGCGGGTACGCGCCAACAAGCCCGTCTCCACCCAGGAGGTCTTCGGGCGGGTGCTGGTCGACCTGGCCCGCGATCCGCAGGTGGCGCCCTACCTGGTGACCACCGCCCCGGACGTGGCGACCTCGACCAACCTGGCCGGTTTCATCAACAAGACGGGCGTGTTCGCGCCGACCGAGCAGCGTTCCTGGACCGAGGACCGGATGCTGCGCTGGACCGAGAGCCCCGCCGGGCAGCACATCGAGCTGGGCATCTCGGAGATGAACCTGTTCCTGCTGCTGGGCCAGCTCGGCCTGTCGTGGGACCTGTCCGGCCAGCCGCTGCTGCCGGTGGGCACCGTCTACGACCCGTTCGTGCTGCGCGGTCTCGACGCGTTCCTCTACGGCACGTACTCCGGCTCCCGGTTCGTGGTGGCCGGCACCCCGTCCGGCATCACGCTGGCGCCCGAGGGCGGCGCGCACCAGTCCACCATCACCGCCTCGGTCGGCCTGGAGCTGCCGGGTGTGACGTTCCTGGAACCCGCGTACGCCGGCAGCCTCGACTGGCTGCTCTGCGACGCGCTCGGCCAGATCGCCGGTGGCGCCGCGCCCGCCGCCACGGCCGCGCCGGCCGAGGACGGGGCGTACTACTTCCGGCTCAGCACCCGGCCGATCGACCAGGCGCCGTTCGAGGCGGCCCGGACCCGGCTCGGGGACGCGGTGCTGCGGCGGCAGGTGGTGGCCGGCGCGTACCGGCTCGTGGACGCGCACCAGGCGTACCCCGAACTGGCTGACGCCCCGGTCGTGCAGCTCGCCGCCTCCGGCGCGGTGCTGCCGGAGGTGCTCGCGGCCGCCGCGGAGCTGGCGGAGGAGGGCGTGGCCGCGCACGTGGTCGACGTGACCAGCCTGGACCGCCTCTACCGGGCGTGGCAGCGGACGCTGCGCCAGGGTGTGCGGACCGCGACCGTGCCGAGCGTGCCGGGCGCGCTGCGGTCGGCGTTCGCCGACCGGGTGCCGGTGGTCACGGTGCACGACGCGGCGTCGCATGCGATGGCCTGGCTCGGCTCGGCGGTCGGCGCCCCGGCGGTGCCGCTCGGCGTGGACGAGTTCGGCCAGTCCGGCAGCGTCCGGGAGCTGTACGAGCTGCACGACCTGCTGCCGGGCAGCATCGTCAACGCCGCGCTGGCCGCGATCGCGCTGCGCTGA